Proteins from a single region of Dysosmobacter acutus:
- a CDS encoding winged helix-turn-helix transcriptional regulator, with translation MDQDMSYEEYVEQVRKGILTSSGNCPVTPLLVMLQGKWKFQIIYELCVKGQIRFGELKKSLAGITNTMLTSSLRELERDGLVSRVQFNEIPPHVEYLLTKRGEALLPVFYAMTKWGFEYIP, from the coding sequence ATGGATCAGGACATGAGCTATGAGGAGTATGTGGAGCAGGTGCGCAAGGGGATTCTCACAAGCTCCGGAAACTGCCCGGTGACGCCTCTGCTGGTGATGCTGCAGGGGAAATGGAAGTTTCAAATCATTTACGAGCTGTGCGTCAAGGGCCAGATTCGCTTCGGAGAACTGAAGAAAAGCCTTGCGGGAATCACCAACACCATGCTGACCAGCTCCTTGCGGGAGCTGGAGCGGGACGGGCTGGTGTCCCGGGTCCAGTTCAACGAGATCCCTCCCCATGTGGAGTATTTGCTGACCAAGAGGGGGGAGGCGCTGCTTCCCGTCTTTTATGCCATGACCAAATGGGGCTTTGAGTATATTCCGTAG
- a CDS encoding putative ABC transporter permease, which produces MSHYTLSQWILFFFFYCFCGWIWESCLVSVRKKTWVNRGFLHGPLLPIYGSGALIILLATLSVQDNLFLVFLLGMIAATILEYFTGAAMERLFRVRYWDYSDKPLNLNGHICLFCSLGWGAFSIFLVEVVHPPIQRLVLKIPEGIAQPAAFLLAVATTVDAVQSFNAAMNLREMLETLAQNNEDLQRIQKRLEVYSAFAEEDLQRFRDKLDEGRFRLEGLRQERAMEKALRRASLRSQMQENVQRRRAWKLSVVQTLAEGLEQYREKLDSATDLSAEYLDEKRSEIAEALEKLQRQRERIRSTSDKAYARAARILRGNPSARSKGLEEALEELRRLSSKK; this is translated from the coding sequence CCTGTCCCAGTGGATTCTGTTCTTTTTCTTCTACTGCTTTTGCGGCTGGATCTGGGAGTCCTGCCTGGTCTCAGTGCGGAAGAAGACATGGGTCAACCGGGGCTTTCTCCACGGCCCCCTGCTTCCCATCTACGGCTCCGGGGCGCTGATCATCCTGCTGGCAACGCTCTCGGTTCAGGACAACCTCTTCCTGGTCTTTTTGCTGGGCATGATCGCCGCCACCATTCTGGAATACTTTACGGGCGCCGCCATGGAACGGCTCTTCCGCGTGCGGTACTGGGACTACAGCGACAAGCCCCTGAACCTCAACGGCCACATCTGCCTGTTCTGTTCCCTTGGCTGGGGCGCCTTCTCCATCTTTTTGGTGGAGGTTGTCCATCCGCCCATCCAGCGGCTTGTTTTGAAGATTCCGGAGGGAATCGCCCAGCCTGCCGCCTTTTTGCTGGCCGTGGCCACCACAGTGGACGCCGTCCAGTCCTTCAACGCGGCCATGAACCTGCGGGAGATGCTGGAAACTCTGGCCCAGAACAACGAAGACCTCCAGCGCATCCAGAAGCGGCTTGAGGTGTACTCCGCCTTTGCGGAGGAGGACCTGCAGCGCTTCCGCGACAAGTTGGACGAGGGCCGTTTCCGCCTGGAGGGCCTGCGGCAGGAGCGGGCCATGGAAAAAGCCCTCCGCAGGGCCAGCCTGCGCTCCCAGATGCAGGAGAACGTCCAGCGCCGCCGGGCCTGGAAGCTCAGCGTGGTACAGACCCTTGCCGAAGGTCTGGAGCAGTACAGGGAGAAGTTGGACTCCGCCACCGACCTCTCCGCCGAGTATCTGGACGAGAAGCGCTCCGAGATCGCCGAGGCCCTGGAAAAGCTCCAGCGCCAGCGGGAGCGGATCCGCTCCACCTCCGACAAGGCCTATGCCCGGGCCGCCCGGATTCTGCGGGGCAATCCCTCCGCCAGGTCCAAGGGTCTGGAGGAGGCGCTGGAGGAGCTGCGCAGGCTGTCCTCCAAAAAATGA